In the genome of Balneola sp., one region contains:
- a CDS encoding T9SS C-terminal target domain-containing protein, translating into MRSLKQLAILFSVIVIASLPALAQDSVDVTFRYYPPDGVQRVLLPGEFNDFGPNTDGVISPTAVSLMNLNFPENYWYKTIRLEVGGGASTNDGVLGYRYKFHEHLNASGSSFNWIADPLNPDIAVEGFGDSWLEITHPLIFQMQPVNNEIFQLTAPGFSATVAGKTDDPINEANSKIYVNGEEASSFEGYFDTSLQILTVTDLEDLGIELLEGTNVVRIEAVSDNGDSITDSTQFTFIGEPQSVDMARPDGLRDGITYGEDGTSVTLSLFAPYKDNAFVIGDFNDWTVDLDFQMNRDSIDADNIYFWKEITGLTPGEEYGFQYLIDGEIRITDPYSELILDEFNDQFISEETFPNLKEYPTGKTSQLVGVLTPGKEEFQWEVTDFEKPANDELVIYELLVRDFIAARNYKTLLDTLDYISNLGVNAIEFMPVNEFDGNESWGYNPALHGALDKYYGTPEDFKRFVDEAHKRGIAIILDVVLNHSFGQNPIVRLWNEGEFGNPTSENPYFNTAARHPFNVGYDMNHESPSTRYYSKRMMEYWIEEYKVDGFRFDLSKGFTQTNNPDDVGAWGQYDQSRVDIWLDYSSYIWSIDPDAYIILEHFADNSEETVLANAGMMLWGNSNHEYNEATMGYSSNLFGVLSESRGFNDRHLVGFMESHDEQWLMFKNISFGACANAPSGGDICATDPGDYNVRDFPTAFDRLELAGAFFFTLPGPKMIWQFGELGYGYGDNGEQCLNDSADCPDFAPGRTDNKPVRWDYYEDSDRKDLYDAWSEIINLRRSSPVFTNPDDTFYALSGDIKYLRMFHSDSDVVIIGNFGVSSTVQDVDFTQDGTWYDFFGATSIGVSGGQSQVSLGPGEFKIFTTKQFNMSTSNEEEFSEGDTPSDFRLYQNYPNPFNPSTNIRYDVASSGSVQLDVFDITGRKVAELVNEVKTSGLYTVTFNASSLSSGMYFIRLQAGNVVQTQKMTLLK; encoded by the coding sequence ATGAGATCTCTTAAACAATTAGCAATTTTATTTTCAGTAATTGTAATAGCATCACTACCTGCATTAGCTCAGGATTCGGTAGATGTAACATTTCGATATTACCCACCAGATGGTGTGCAAAGGGTGTTATTACCAGGCGAATTCAATGATTTTGGCCCTAACACAGACGGTGTGATTTCACCCACTGCGGTGTCCTTGATGAATCTCAATTTCCCGGAAAATTACTGGTACAAAACTATCCGTCTCGAAGTAGGGGGTGGCGCTTCCACGAACGACGGTGTACTAGGCTACCGGTATAAATTTCACGAGCACCTTAATGCCTCAGGATCATCGTTTAACTGGATAGCTGATCCACTTAATCCTGATATAGCTGTGGAAGGATTTGGTGATTCCTGGTTGGAAATAACACATCCGCTCATCTTTCAGATGCAGCCAGTAAACAATGAGATTTTTCAACTAACTGCACCAGGTTTTTCAGCAACAGTTGCCGGGAAAACAGATGATCCAATTAACGAAGCCAACTCAAAAATTTATGTTAATGGAGAGGAAGCAAGTAGTTTTGAAGGATATTTTGATACTTCATTGCAAATCCTGACCGTGACAGATCTGGAGGATTTAGGAATTGAGCTATTGGAAGGAACCAACGTAGTACGAATTGAGGCTGTTTCCGATAACGGAGATTCAATAACAGATTCTACACAATTTACCTTTATCGGTGAGCCGCAGTCTGTAGATATGGCAAGACCGGACGGCCTTAGAGATGGTATAACCTATGGAGAAGATGGTACCTCTGTGACTCTTTCACTTTTTGCTCCTTATAAAGACAATGCATTCGTAATTGGTGATTTTAACGACTGGACAGTAGACCTCGATTTTCAAATGAATAGAGATTCTATTGATGCAGATAACATTTACTTCTGGAAAGAAATAACGGGACTTACTCCGGGTGAAGAATATGGTTTCCAATATTTGATAGACGGTGAAATCAGGATCACTGATCCTTATTCAGAACTGATTTTGGATGAATTCAACGATCAATTCATATCCGAGGAAACCTTCCCGAATTTAAAAGAATACCCAACGGGTAAAACATCCCAGTTAGTTGGCGTTTTGACACCAGGCAAAGAAGAGTTCCAATGGGAAGTAACTGATTTCGAAAAACCAGCAAACGACGAATTAGTTATTTATGAGCTGTTAGTTCGGGATTTCATTGCCGCGAGGAATTATAAAACCCTATTAGACACTCTGGATTATATATCAAATCTTGGTGTTAACGCGATCGAATTTATGCCTGTTAATGAATTTGATGGTAATGAGAGTTGGGGATATAACCCTGCTTTGCATGGTGCTTTGGACAAATATTACGGTACTCCGGAAGACTTTAAACGCTTTGTTGATGAAGCACATAAACGTGGAATTGCTATCATTTTGGATGTAGTTCTTAATCATTCATTTGGTCAAAACCCGATCGTTAGACTATGGAATGAAGGAGAATTTGGGAACCCAACTTCTGAGAACCCATACTTCAATACTGCTGCAAGACATCCATTTAATGTGGGTTATGATATGAATCATGAGAGTCCATCTACCAGGTACTATTCCAAGAGAATGATGGAATACTGGATAGAAGAATACAAAGTTGATGGATTTCGATTTGACTTAAGTAAAGGCTTCACTCAAACGAATAACCCAGATGATGTTGGAGCCTGGGGGCAATATGATCAGTCCAGAGTAGACATCTGGTTAGACTATTCTTCCTATATCTGGAGCATTGATCCCGATGCCTATATAATCCTTGAACATTTTGCGGATAACAGTGAAGAAACAGTGTTGGCCAATGCAGGTATGATGCTTTGGGGGAATTCCAATCATGAGTATAACGAAGCTACAATGGGGTATAGCTCAAATCTATTTGGAGTACTTTCTGAATCAAGGGGGTTTAATGACAGGCACCTGGTTGGGTTTATGGAAAGTCACGATGAGCAATGGTTAATGTTCAAGAATATTAGTTTTGGAGCATGCGCAAATGCTCCAAGTGGAGGAGATATATGTGCTACTGATCCAGGTGATTACAATGTCAGAGATTTCCCTACGGCATTTGATCGGTTAGAATTGGCCGGTGCCTTCTTTTTTACCCTGCCTGGCCCGAAAATGATCTGGCAGTTTGGAGAATTAGGTTATGGATATGGCGACAACGGTGAACAATGCCTAAATGATTCTGCTGACTGTCCCGATTTTGCTCCCGGAAGAACAGATAATAAACCAGTAAGATGGGATTATTACGAAGATAGTGATAGGAAGGACTTATACGATGCTTGGTCTGAGATTATAAACCTAAGAAGAAGTAGTCCGGTATTTACTAATCCAGACGATACATTTTATGCCCTTTCCGGTGATATTAAGTACCTAAGAATGTTCCACTCTGATTCTGATGTTGTAATTATCGGAAATTTCGGAGTGAGCTCTACGGTTCAGGATGTTGATTTCACTCAAGATGGAACCTGGTATGACTTTTTTGGAGCTACTTCTATTGGTGTAAGTGGAGGACAATCTCAAGTAAGCCTGGGACCTGGTGAGTTTAAGATCTTTACGACCAAGCAATTCAATATGTCTACTTCTAATGAGGAAGAGTTTTCAGAAGGAGATACCCCATCAGATTTCAGGTTGTATCAAAACTATCCGAATCCTTTTAACCCATCTACCAATATCAGGTACGATGTAGCAAGCTCTGGTTCTGTTCAGTTAGATGTTTTTGACATTACAGGACGAAAAGTAGCCGAACTTGTAAACGAAGTGAAAACATCTGGATTATATACTGTTACTTTTAATGCTTCATCACTAAGTAGCGGTATGTATTTCATCAGGCTTCAGGCAGGAAATGTTGTTCAAACTCAAAAAATGACTCTGTTGAAATAA
- a CDS encoding LacI family transcriptional regulator, whose translation MASTIYDIAEQAGVSIATVSRVFNHSSNVSESTRQKVMAVAEKVGYHPQAYAQGLASKKSNTIMVVVPVISNYFFMEVLGGIQDKLGELGYELNIFNVTADDHLFDQVEHVLKRRWAEGYLFISIHLNDDQWKQLTKYNVPITLVDEHFEGFDSVSVDNVQGAYRATKCLLDKGFRRVAMLSALKSSKPIRDRLLGYSKALTERGLEFCEELVISGDSTYRDGFTERGGYEAMTKMLAMDNMPDACFCASDIQAVGALKAMKDTGKSIPIIGYDDIELSEYIGLSTIRQPMRDMGFYATQNLIERMKNKDKAISQTIYSPELIHRSSTI comes from the coding sequence GTGGCATCAACTATATATGATATTGCAGAACAAGCCGGAGTTAGCATAGCTACTGTGTCCAGGGTATTTAACCATAGTAGTAATGTATCTGAATCTACCCGGCAAAAAGTGATGGCCGTTGCCGAAAAAGTTGGGTATCACCCACAAGCTTATGCACAGGGTTTAGCCAGTAAAAAAAGCAACACCATTATGGTGGTGGTTCCTGTTATCTCAAACTACTTTTTTATGGAAGTGTTGGGGGGGATTCAGGATAAGCTTGGCGAATTAGGCTACGAACTCAACATTTTTAATGTAACTGCTGATGATCATCTATTTGATCAGGTTGAGCATGTCTTAAAACGCCGTTGGGCCGAAGGTTACTTGTTTATATCCATTCATTTAAATGATGATCAATGGAAGCAGCTTACGAAATATAATGTGCCTATTACCCTGGTTGATGAACATTTTGAAGGATTTGATTCTGTTAGTGTCGATAATGTTCAGGGTGCTTACAGAGCTACAAAATGCTTACTGGATAAAGGCTTTCGTAGAGTAGCAATGCTTTCAGCTTTAAAGTCCTCAAAACCAATTCGAGACAGATTGCTAGGTTATAGTAAAGCATTAACAGAACGTGGTTTAGAATTTTGTGAAGAACTTGTCATCTCGGGAGATTCAACATACCGGGATGGTTTTACAGAACGTGGTGGATATGAAGCTATGACGAAAATGCTGGCAATGGATAATATGCCAGATGCATGTTTTTGTGCTTCGGATATCCAGGCAGTTGGCGCCCTTAAAGCCATGAAGGATACAGGCAAAAGTATCCCCATAATAGGGTATGATGATATTGAGCTTTCAGAATACATAGGGTTATCTACCATACGTCAGCCAATGAGAGATATGGGTTTCTATGCTACTCAAAATCTCATCGAGAGAATGAAAAACAAAGATAAAGCCATTTCTCAAACCATCTATTCACCAGAACTTATCCATCGATCTTCAACTATTTGA